One Bufo gargarizans isolate SCDJY-AF-19 chromosome 4, ASM1485885v1, whole genome shotgun sequence DNA window includes the following coding sequences:
- the LOC122935184 gene encoding olfactory receptor 2D3-like, whose translation MEIINSTEIKEFILLGLSENPKIQVILFQLFLLLYMSTVLGNLLLIVAVRTDHRLHHSMYFFLSNLSFLDICYTSIIVPKMLVNIAISSKNISFAGCLLQVYFYLFMGETECILLAFMAFDRYVAICTPLHYNLIMNTVSCLRMICISWVIGCIISSIDIYFIYQLRFCGPVTIDHFFCETPSLLQLACNDISSNNIVAIVGGSILLIIPVCLILFSYVQIFLVLVKVGSRRYKTFSTCVSHLIVVTIFYGTATFMYMKPRYSATEVADKMVSVFYTVVTPMLNPLIYSLRNKDVRRALRQMKKHCSVITL comes from the coding sequence ATGGAAATCATCAACAGCACTGAGATCAAGGAATTTATCCTCCTGGGACTATCAGAAAATCCAAAGATACAGGTCATTTTGTTCcaattatttttgttattgtaCATGTCAACTGTTCTTGGTAATTTGTTGCTTATTGTCGCAGTGAGAACAGACCATCGTCTGCACCACTCTATGTACTTCTTCCTCTCAAATCTCTCCTTCCTGGACATCTGCTACACCTCAATCATTGTACCCAAGATGTTGGTGAACATCGCCATATCTTCCAAAAACATCTCCTTTGCCGGCTGCCTTCTTCAGGTTTATTTCTACCTTTTTATGGGGGAAACGGAGTGTATCCTGTTGGCTTTCATGGCATTTGACCGATATGTTGCCATCTGTACCCCCTTACATTATAACTTGATTATGAACACAGTCTCTTGTCTTAGGATGATCTGCATCTCCTGGGTCATTGGTTGTATAATCTCCTCcattgatatatattttatctATCAGTTGAGGTTCTGTGGACCCGTCACCATTGACCACTTCTTCTGTGAAACTCCCTCATTGCTACAATTAGCCTGCAACGACATCTCATCAAATAACATCGTAGCAATAGTTGGTGGCTCCATATTACTTATCATTCCCGTATGTCTTATTCTTTTTTCTTACGTGCAAATTTTTTTAGTTCTTGTTAAAGTCGGCTCTCGAAGGTACAAGACCTTTTCTACATGTGTGTCGCATCTCATTGTAGTCACcatcttctatgggactgctacaTTCATGTATATGAAGCCAAGGTATTCAGCTACAGAGGTCGCGGACAAGATGGTGTCTGTTTTTTACACAGTTGTCACTCCCATGTTAAACCCTTTAATATACAGTCTTAGAAATAAGGACGTACGAAGAGCTCTGAGACAGATGAAGAAACACTGCTCCGTAATAACATTATAA